The genomic interval ACGCTAATCCAACTCCTCCTTTCCTTCTACGTATTAGCTTTGAAATGTGTAAAAAATGAGATGAATTGAAGTTAAATCGAGCATAAATATTGCTTTTGCTACTTCAAAGTAGCTTGTGAAAATAATCTAGTTTAAATTATCTCAAATAACTTAATGTTATTATATGTTCATCAACTAGCTTATTAAgtaattttatcaaacattataaatcatttagttatcttgtaatttcTCATCATTTCCCTTTACAAGTTGCAAACAAGTCTTTTGTGTCCCAAAATATGGTCcgaatattttgaaatatattttcgaTTGTATAATTAAAAGTTTCTAATTACGcaatgtgttttaaaattttcatatggataaaatgattatttcatCATATTTGTGAAGATGCGGGAAGAAAACATGGGGTGCAGAAAGTAATAGCCTTCTAAGATTTCTTGTAGGCCTTTCGGAATGCGTGTATACTATATAAATCACGAACtcaaaaaattagagaaaattgCTTATTCTAAAAATAGAATGTATGGATATCATTTAACAtgaacttaaaaagaaaaaaagagcaatttttttcataaaaagaataaataaatgacaAACTTGAttcttaaatgttttattttggtgtctaaatatgtaaatattctATTGCTAACTTTCATAAAAccactttttcaattttatcataaataagaGATTAAATCACGAATTGAAATACTGAGTTTATAAATGAttcacaaataatattttacactGTTTTagcattaaattaatatttatcaattttggaaaaaaatggttttgttTTCCAGAATTAACCTTTTTTCCTATAGTAGTATTGTTAAGGTTGGTGGTGGGACAGATGAAAGCTTGAATGGGAAGGGCGTTTTGGACTATTCCAGTGTAGCACACGCTATATCTTCTCGTCCCTGCTCAACTCGCTGTTACTCTTCCTAAAACCCAGAACCAGATCTAGGGTTTATTTTCAATCTCATCCTCAACAACTATTTCCGTTGCGTCTTCGAAGGTCAGCTTCTAtcaactctctctctctcgctCTCTAACTAATTGAATTGGACTTTCTCTATCTCAATCTTTCAAACTGAATCTGAAAATGTAAACCTAACCAACGGAATCAGGATGGGAGAATTGAAGGACCCCGAGGCTTACGAGGAAGAGCTCCTTGATTacgaagaagaagatgagaaagCTCCCGATTCTGCCAAGCCTGCAGAATCCGGCAAGAAGTTAGTCTCCATCCTCTTTCTCTTGTCCACTTTTTTTGTattgtgtgttttattttgaaactgAGAAATTGTCATTTTCTCTGTTTGTTTTTTGGTTGTTGCGCGATTGAAAGTGGCTATGTTGGTTCTTATTTGCTTCTACCAGTATCAATTCGTACTACCTTAGGGAGCGTGaatgtatatttaattatttatttattttatttttaaagtaatttgtTTGCTGGTGCTGGCTAGGGAACAAGACATTGTTTGTACATGCATGTAGTGGAATGAGTAGAGACAGTTGCCTAATCCTGTGTTGTGGCGTAGATTGTGTAGatattgaaaaagtaaaattaggaTAGATAATAAGCTTCAATTTACGCACGCAATCCTACATTGAAGTTTTGTTAGGGTTTTTGTGACATATTGATCACTGTTTtcattagtaaaaaaattacttgCTTAGGTTTTCAAGCCAAACTTCGATGTTGCAGCTCCTGATTTTGTGTATATATTGTTTCTGTGATGCAGGGGCTATGTTGGCATCCATAGTTCGGGTTTTCGAGACTTCCTGTTGAAGCCAGAGCTTCTGCGAGCCATTGTAGATTCAGGATTTGAGCATCCTTCAGAAGGCAAGATTTGGCATTAAATGTTTTTGCTTGAAGTTAATATATGAGGATAGTCGTACAATTTCTTCTGCTAAATTTTCATGATGGCTTggattaatttgtaattttctttctgGTAATGGTGTTTGACTTGCTTATCTGTGCTCTTAAGCGATTTCATTTCCATTTGCCAATGCTATTGATCATAATGTTATGTATTTTCTGTTGCATTTTCAGTAAAATTTACATTGTGTTGAATTCAGTTGGCTAAGATTTCAATAGTTTCTTAAGGATATACTTTGTACTAAGAGGGGATCAATTGGTCATTGTATTGTATGTTTGAGAGGGAATGCTTGaggatgtatttttttttccttttgaaaccTTTTATTATTTAGGAAGCTACCAAAAAAGCCTTATCGgcattaaataagataatatggACTCACtagttataatttatatttcctCTGCTAAAATCTTTCTTGCTGGATTTCatcttttttatgttcattgGTTTCCttccatttttgtaatttttcttattctctaatctattttcttttcattgacCAGGTAATCACTACTAGCATATTATTCGTCACGAAAATTGGTTGGTAAACCTTTACATTAAAAGGATCTGGCAGATCATATATACTTACTGAGGATTCCTCCACTACAATTTTGTTTGCTTCTTCATTAGTGCAACATGAATGCATCCCTCAAGCAATCTTAGGAATGGATGTCATTTGTCAAGCAAAATCTGGGATGGGAAAGACTGctgtttttgttctttcttcacTTCAGCAAGTTGATCCTGTTCCTGGTCAAGTTGCAGCTCTTGTTCTTTGCCACACAAGAGAACTGGCTTATCAGGTATGTCTGTGTTCATGTGGATGTAATGTATCTGAGCTGCTATAGCAATTTGTTTTCTACTCTTCTGTTTGTATACATAAATGTGTTTATTGTATTACCGAAAATTGATTAACACATGCATGTTTATATACTTAATAAAGCTTCATCTGTTCAGATTTGCCATGAATTTGAGAGATTCAGCACATATCTTCCTGATATAAAGGCTGCTGTTTTCTATGGTGGCGTCAATATCAAGGTTCACAAAGAATTGCTCAAGAATGAATGTCCTCATATTGTTGTTGGAACACCTGGGAGGATTCTTGCTCTGGCTAGAGATAAGGACCTTGGTTTAAAGAACGTGAGGCATTTCATACTTGATGAGTGTGACAAGATGCTTGAATCACTTGGTCAGTTTCTTCCCCTGTAAATTGTGTTTTTGGTTATGCTTTTGCAACATGTGATATCTTgtgtttttctaatttcttctgTTTTACCTTCACAGATATGAGAAGAGACGTCCAGGAGATTTTCAAATTGACTCCTCATGATAAACAAGTGATGATGTTTTCAGCCACACTTAGTAAAGAGATTCGACCTGTTTGCAAGAAATTTATGCAAGATGTAATGTTCTTGTTTTTGGTGATTTAATTTACCTTATATGGTAGGATGGTATAATAGTTCcttctcatttatttttgtgtacCACTTATGCTCTTTTCTTAGAAATTTCATGaagattattatattataaagcaTTTTTGTTAGTAATTACCTTATATggcagttttattttttattttcaatgtttatcCTTGTTTAAATGTAATTGCAATTATACTGTTTTataagtaaatgaaaataactgaACTGCATGTATTTGTTTTCTATGATGACTGAtatcaacatattttcttttcagcCTATGGAAATCTATGTGGATGATGAGGCCAAGTTGACGCTTCATGGTCTTGTCCAGGTATGTTTTATTAACgtttctctctctcctcttggtaattgattttttttagtgaaattatGTTTTCTGGCTTAATTCTACTCATTTATAACCTTTTTCAGCACTACATAAAATTGCAAGAGTCAGAGAAGAACCGGAAGTTGAATGATCTTCTTGATGCTCTGGACTTCAACCAAGTAGTTATTTTTGTCAAGAGTGTTAGCAGAGCAGCAGAGTTGAACAAGTTGCTTGTGGAATGTAACTTCCCATCCATATGCATACATTCTGCAATGTCACAGGAAGAGAGGTACATACAACTTCTTTTGTAATCGGTGGCATGTGCAGTCTTAATGTAGTTTTAATGCTTTAAGCTGACTTTTCATTTGCTTAGACTTTTTAGCTTTTAGATTCTTAAGGTCTGTGTCTCAGAAGCTTCAATTCAAAGTATGGTAGACTGATTGATTGGGCGTTTCAACTCCCTTCATTTGCATAGATGTGAACTTTTATCTATAGTTGCAGccacattttttgttttaacaaaTTTACCCATTTCAGATTGAAACGATACAAAGGCTTCAAGGAAGGGAAGCAAAGGATTCTCGTGGCAACTGACTTAGTAGGGAGGGGGATTGACATAGAACGTGttaatatagttattaattATGACATGCCTGATTCTGCGGATACTTACTTGCACAGGGTAATTGCTGGATCCATTAGATTTATTTCTTTATGCTCCCTTTAGTAAAAGAGGAAAGAAATAGAGAGAATAAAACAGAAGGAAAATAGGTGAGAAAAAGAGTAGAAATGAGATTTGTTTGgttgaagaagaatggaaataaatgatgataaaaaattgtcACGTGGCAGttgtttattgttattattattattattttatattatatataaaatgatttaaaaaaattggaactCATAATGGATTAAGTGGCATTGTGTATGGtcttttaacctttaaaacaccTATAAGACACAGTATAATTATGCTGTGTCCTACACTCACGTTCCATGTTTTCTCTATAAAATACCTCTTGTATTCATTGTTTTGCTTTCTCTTCTTCCAGCCCAACCACTCCAGCCCCCTACTTGTTTTCCTCTATACACCTCACCTCTTTCACCTCATCCTAAGCTACtgttaattttcttcttcttgcgTGTGGTTGTGGTATGCTTGTGATTTACCTTTCTCCCTGTTTCCTCAATCACTTAATactttaatttatgaatttataggTAGGAAGAGCGGGTAGATTTGGCACGAAGGGGCTTGCTATTACTTTTGTCTCCTCCACTGCCGACTCTGAAGTTCTTAATCAGGTCAAGGCCCCTATTACATGGAGATGTATTAACGTTTCTTTTGCACTCTGACATTAAGAAATGGAAGGAATCAAGGAATCTTTTCTCCATACGGTGCTTTCTATTAACAAAATTCTGAATGCTGATTTCAGGTGCAATCTAGGTTTGAAGTTGATATTAAGGAGCTTCCTGAACAAATTGACACTTCGACATACAGTAAGACTGTTCTCCTGTTGCCCTACTTGTTAATGACTTGAACTTAATGTATGATGATTGCATGTAGATAGTAAATACACTGTTGAATAATTCAAATGCGATGAAATGCTGTCTCAAGTTTTTACGTTAGTAAAAACACTgacttatatttgttttctgCAGTGCCAAATTGATGACGTTTTGGACAATAGGTGAGGTGAAATTGGAAAGATCTTTGCCCATATTGAGGGATGGATTAGGTGGCATCTCATAAATTTGAGTGCTTTGACACAATATTTAACGAAAAATGttatattgttttaagtttGAAGATTGGTCGATTTGAATGACTCCATTTTGAGACCCAGCATTTGTATTTTTAGAAATTCATCGTAGTCATTGTAGCCTATAAATGTGTTGTTAATCATCGATTTGTTGAAACATTACCGGCAGTACCGTTAAGTCATCATCCATTAGTTTAACACTGTCAGTTGGTTCATGTAATCAATGCGCGTCGCATAATTGTTCTGATGGTGTTGATATCTGGATGCAAGATTTAGTTgcaaagaaattattattttattttaatgttcttGACATGAGTTGCTTAATCAtcgtaaattgattaaattaaaaaagaaaaattgttgcaAAGAAATTATCGAtgtctttttcaactttcaacgTAACAGAAGCAAGGAAATGAAAGGCACTAAAAATCTTTTACCGAAACATGATGTTTATAATCGTGTAATTGTTTCACTCGTGATAATGCATGAAAAGGAGTCAGATacataatttttagtttaaaaagcaAACTGACAAGAGTTATTTAGATCCAAATTAACAATAGGAAACCTGCGTTGTTTCAAGTTATTCACAGA from Vigna radiata var. radiata cultivar VC1973A chromosome 9, Vradiata_ver6, whole genome shotgun sequence carries:
- the LOC106774239 gene encoding DEAD-box ATP-dependent RNA helicase 56, translating into MGELKDPEAYEEELLDYEEEDEKAPDSAKPAESGKKGYVGIHSSGFRDFLLKPELLRAIVDSGFEHPSEVQHECIPQAILGMDVICQAKSGMGKTAVFVLSSLQQVDPVPGQVAALVLCHTRELAYQICHEFERFSTYLPDIKAAVFYGGVNIKVHKELLKNECPHIVVGTPGRILALARDKDLGLKNVRHFILDECDKMLESLDMRRDVQEIFKLTPHDKQVMMFSATLSKEIRPVCKKFMQDPMEIYVDDEAKLTLHGLVQHYIKLQESEKNRKLNDLLDALDFNQVVIFVKSVSRAAELNKLLVECNFPSICIHSAMSQEERLKRYKGFKEGKQRILVATDLVGRGIDIERVNIVINYDMPDSADTYLHRVGRAGRFGTKGLAITFVSSTADSEVLNQVQSRFEVDIKELPEQIDTSTYMPN